In one Triplophysa dalaica isolate WHDGS20190420 chromosome 9, ASM1584641v1, whole genome shotgun sequence genomic region, the following are encoded:
- the LOC130428674 gene encoding putative nuclease HARBI1, producing the protein MVIVDRFSKAARFIPLLKLHTAKETGELIVEHVFREFGIPVSDRGPQFSSRFWRAFCQSLGTTVSLSSGFHPESNGQTERINQDLETTLRCMVASNPSSWSEFVMWAEYAHNTLKSSATDMSTFESTCCRAFRINRVLRDRQDPLAQRDSVIVERYRFSREGVIYIIHLLEPHITCSTRRSRALTTAQTVCIGLRFFASGTFLYTIGDAENLVKSAVCRAIRKVYLALKQFLGFFVVFPSHLRPQVVKQDFFMCPSGFPNVIGAIDCTHFPIKAPPGPNEGDFVNRKGVHSVNVQVNYDYQCVTLFHITNVEAKWPGSVHDSRIFRESHLCTLFERGDFDEILLGDRGYACRQYFMTPFPEPNPGPQTRYNASLATTRARIEMTFGQLKGRFQCLKSLRVAPDRACDIIVACAILHNIATIRKER; encoded by the exons ATGGTTATAGTGGATAGGTTCTCTAAAGCCGCCAGGTTCATTCCCCTACTCAAGCTACACACAGCCAAAGAGACTGGCGAATTAATAGTGGAACATGTCTTCCGAGAATTCGGCATTCCTGTCTCGGACAGAGGTCCCCAGTTCTCTTCACGCTTCTGGAGAGCTTTCTGTCAATCCCTGGGAACTACAGTTAGCCTGTCCTCGGGGTTCCACCCGGAGTCCAACGGACAAACAGAGAGGATCAATCAGGACCTCGAGACCACCCTCCGGTGCATGGTGGCTAGCAACCCGTCTTCATGGTCTGAGTTCGTCATGTGGGCAGAATACGCCCACAATACCCTGAAATCATCTGCCACTGACATGTCAACCTTTGAGT CAACCTGTTGCagagcttttcgaattaatcgcGTATTGCGGGATAGACAGGATCCTTTAGCGCAGCGCGATAGCGTCATTGTTGAGAGATACCGTTTTTCTCGTGAGGGTGTTATTTACATCATTCATTTGTTGGAACCACACATTACGTGTTCAACACGGAGGAGCCGGGCTTTAACAACAGCACAGACTGTGTGCATTGGCCTGAgattctttgcgagtggcactttcctttacactattggagatgcagaGAACTTGGTGAAAAGTGCTGTCTGTCGTGCCATTCGCAAAGTTTACCTGGCGCTCAAGCAGTTTTTAGGGTTTTTTGTGGTATTTCCAAGCCACTTAAGACCACAGGTTGTAAAGCAGGATTTTTT TATGTGTCCTTCAGGCTTCCCTAAcgtgattggtgccatagactgcacacacttCCCCATCAAGGCCCCCCCAGGCCCCAATGAGGGGGATTTTGTGAACCGAAAGGGGgttcacagtgtaaatgtgcaggTAAATTACGATTACCA gtgtgtgactctGTTCCATATCACCAATGTGGAAGCAAAATGGCCAGGATCAGTGCATGACTCAAGaattttcagagagtcacatttatgcacattatttgaacgtg GGGATTTTGACGAGATCCTGCTTGGAGACaggggctatgcctgcaggcagtattttatgacgcCCTTCCCTGAGCCAAACCCTGGACCTCAAACCCGTTACAATGCATCTCTAGCCACGACAAGGGcacgcattgaaatgacctttgggcaactaaagggaagatttcagtgtctgaaaagtctgagggttgcacctgacagggcctgtgacaTTATTGTTGCATGTGCCATTTTGCATAACAttgccaccatcagaaaggagagg